In Ascaphus truei isolate aAscTru1 chromosome 5, aAscTru1.hap1, whole genome shotgun sequence, one genomic interval encodes:
- the LOC142494418 gene encoding uncharacterized protein LOC142494418, with translation MEQVSSPGSASSTLLEEHHGDEDDEYDEDDATEETEIQSCDHEEVPIETVVPPNRPSTSTYDAIVASEGKIVDAENRRHSDMMTVLERMIGLQEETVSQLAHLHRVFIEVPKQLQKINTSFEALVVQQTQANYWRMTNVSQFNTSQPGSVHAGQFSPHSSDIHSPGPNVTGQVADIAVQVPDDILPLPSVQIQQQTPTKEATKTKQDTHETDQPSLVQCLPTCSHVSLGTSPVREQSLPKSPVGESLPKSPVGESLPKSPVGESLPKSPVGESLPKSPVGESLPKSPVGESLATSPVGESLATSPVGEQSLATSPAREVPEATQSGSVVPKVGGKRKRKIQETTSRPVTRSQKEQKK, from the exons atggaacaagtgtcttcacctgggtcagccagctcaacactactagaag aacatcatggtgatgaggatgatgagtatgatgaggatgacgccacagaagagactgaaatacaatcatgtgaccatgaagaggtgccaatagaaactgttgtaccgccaaatcgtccatcaacttccacatacgatgcaattgtagcttcagagggaaaaatagtggacgcagaaaatcgtcgccattcagacatgatgacagtgctggaaaggatgattggactgcaggaagaaacagtatcacaattggcacatctccacagagtcttcattgaagtgcctaaacagttgcaaaaaatcaacacctcattcgaagcattagttgttcagcaaacacaagctaattactggagaatgactaatgtatcacaattcaacacctcccagccaggatctgttcatgcaggtcagttttcaccacattcatctgatattcattcaccaggcccaaatgttaccggtcaagtagcagacattgctgtgcaggttcctgatgacatcctaccgctgccatctgtacaaattcagcagcagacacctacaaaggaggcgacaaaaacaaaacaagacacacatgaaacagaccaaccatcacttgtgcagtgtctaccaacttgctcacatgtgtcactgggcacaagccctgtccgtgaacagtcactacccaaaagccctgtaggtgaatcgctgcccaaaagccctgtaggtgagtcgctgcccaaaagccctgtaggtgaatcgctgcccaaaagccctgtaggtgaatcgctgcccaaaagccctgtaggtgaatcactgcccaaaagccctgtaggtgagtcactggccacaagccctgtaggtgagtcactggccacaagccccgtaggtgaacagtcactggccacaagccctgcccgtgaagtgccagaggccactcaaagtggctctgttgtgcctaaagttggtggcaaaagaaaaaggaaaattcaagagacaacaagcaggcctgttactcgctcgcaaaaggaacaaaaaaaataa